The genomic segment CTATCACATATTTCTGCTCTTATCATCTATTATTTATTGTTCTGAAAATTCTTACGAGTCCTGCTATAGATTCTCTAACGCTCGAGGGAGTTCTGATCTTGTGCGGCTGCCTCAAACCATTACAGGTTCATGAGGTCCTTATACATCTTCATATTACTTGTGTGACTGAAATATTTCTGCAATTCTGGTTCCTTGTTGTCACGCTGATCCTGTTGCCTATTGCTCTGTTGATGGATTATGCTTTTCTGCTCAAGATTTTGGGACTGTAGGTAACTTTTTGTAACTTCTACGAGGCTTTGGCTTAGCCCCATTgtgctcccccccccccccggtcCCCCCCACGCTGCTAATTTAGTGGTGGCCTGGAGCCTTGGTCTAGGCTTTAGCTTTATAGAAGCTTTAGCAAGTCatgtttcttaacttttattTCCAAATTTGTGGGTTTTAGCAGAGATTATGACCTTCGCAAATGGACCAATTCCCTGGAAAAGTTTTAGACCTTCAAAGATCAATGTGTGAAACATCATCCACCCTTTACAGCTATCATCAAAGTCATGTAGCTTTCAGctttttcatcaatttcttgttaaaagaaaaaaaaaacaattctgaaaaataaagataataatactaaaaagcCAGAATTCATTTAAACACGAATGAAAGaacacaaaattataattttttttcctttacacatttctataaatcaaaataaatttcttaaccCGTCTGTGTTTGGGATctacctaataataataattgaaaaaaaaaacaaattctttatagcttcaaatttttaatttaatccaaaccCATCAAAACCATGTAATTAAAcacacaactttttttaaaaaattaattaatgccaTGCCTTTTTCCACGGCTAGTCATCTCCTTGTACTGATTCAATGACTCTTGCCTTTGCAACCTCATCTCCTCGttaaatttcttaataaaaGCCTCAACTCGCCGGTTCAACTCGTCTTGACTCAGTGAAGGCTCTTTCCTTAGTTTCCCTGAAGAAGGAGAGGACGAGTTGACAAGTGGCAGCTGATAATTGGTCCTGTCCTTGAACGTCGTTGATTTCTTCACTTCATGTGGGTCCACGACACTTGTATTAAACTGACTGCCATGATTCTCCCACGTGTCCTTGAACGTCTCCGATTTCTTCACGTGCCTTGTTAACGGCATTGCACGCCCCTCTGTTATCGTCTTCCAAGTATTCTCCAATGTCTCGTGCCGTTTTGGCTTTGCTACCCTTAACGCCCTTCCACCTGAAGAAGGCATCGTAAAATCAATCAAGTGACCATTTTAACCTTCATATTAACCTCTTGGCGCTTTCATAGCACATAGTAAAACTTATACTATACGAGgactttttaaaatcaatcaagtgACCATTTTAACCTTCATATTAGCCTCTTTGTGCTTTCATAGCACATAGTAAAACTTATACTATACGAGGACTTTTTGGGAATTTTATTATGTTGCGTCAATCAGACGCCATGTTTGAACTTTATTTTGTCTtgcaaaaaatcaaatcaattaaaaaagttggAAACGCAAAAACGACAGCGTTGACGCctaaaattcaaacttcaaaagaaGATGAGAAAACGGCGCCGGAAAAAGCCTGGTCGACGCCGACCAAAGAGCTTTTTTCGAACCGGCCAAAAAATAGATACAGTGCGGGTCGGGAAATCTGCCTGGAAAATAGAACCAagcaaaaatagtttttttgtcaTGATAAAAAGAATGGTGGAATATATAGTACTGTACCTTCAGGGCTAGCTTTAACAAATTTCCGGTGACCGAACCTAGAAGAAACCAGGGGTTTCTCCACAGGAGAAAGGTTGTCCGGCAGCAACAGATGGTTCTCCGACGAATCAATCCTCTTTATAGGCGGGACCCACGTAGACTTGGATAGCACAAAATCATCAACCGTTTCGTTTTTGCTATCCTCTAGCACTGCCACAGCGTTAACAATACCCTTGTCTTCAATAACAACTTGCTCATGATGAGCCGCTTCTTGTCGTTCCTCTTCTCTGTCCTGATAATCAATCTCAGCCCTCGATTCCAGACCATCAAAATGACGAGTCTGAATCTCCACTGTGGAAATCTTCATCTCATCATGAAGATACTCATCCATTGGGATTTTCTCAATTTGATCGTGAGTAGTAGTGCTATTAGCGGTGCTGTGGCTGTGGTGGAAACGCGAGGAAGCAGCGATGGTAATGATGATGCAGTTTATGATAACGTAAAGATAAGGAGGTTTAAGCCAAGAAAGGATTGAACTCCAAAGAAGAGGAGCTTGATTTACAGAGAAATCATGCACTAATGGAACAGAGATTTTGAGACACAAGGACAAGAACAACACACTCGTTGAAAGTAATATAACTTTTAAGGAAAGTGAAAGAGAACCCATGTTTTTGAACCTTGAAAACCTTACCTAGGCTTGGATGTTAAGGATTTGAAGAGCTGGATGTTGTGTTAAGCATGGGAGGCTGCGAGTGGGGGGGGGAATGGAGGGCGAGGTTAGGATGAAATGAGGGtacatatatatagagagagagaggagataaTGGAGGGTATGGATTTTGGAGCGTTGGATTTGAAGGAGTGGGGATCTGACGGTTGAGATTTGTGGGTGTTTTAGAGCGAGTGTGGGGTTGAAGGTGGTTCCTAactgatcttcttcttcttcgatgGTGCTTTTTTAGAATGTTGTGGTGGCCCACTTGACGGGAAAGAATTGATTAGGGAAGAGAGAGTAGAAGGATAAAGTAGCGTTTAAGGGTAATTAATTAACAGTGGAGATATTGTAAAAtgtgaaaaattattaatgtttgTTGTTTATGGTAGGTGTGACATGGAAagtggtgtgtgtgtgtctctttatatatatatatatatatatatatatatatttcattctaGAATTTACCACAGTGATTATCTCCATGTTAAAGTCATAATAAAGTgggaagtttattttttaaaaaaactaataaaataaagtggAAAGTAGCTACTAAATGATGGTAAAATAGTAGAAATTATATCTTTCTTTACTTTCACAATAAGTaaaatttattccttttttttaagtttaaacatAAAACTTTCGagtaaaaatttcaaatcttaatttgaattcaaatttatagcaaaaaattcaatcttaatATCTCGCTAAAAACTTGAAGAATTTTATGGTGTTGGAGAATTAACTAGTGACatcttattagttattttatgaactcatctttaaaataaaaaacaaatatacagaggagaaaaaatataaaactcatgatccaaaaataataataataatatcttcattgaagattttaaaatttagtttctaTGTACAAAAGAATATTAAGTgtaccttattttttaaaatataacactAAAAATtcgttatttatattttcatgagaAATTCTAGGGCGCACAAGATTGATTGATTCActttgaagaaataaaacagacataaacaagaaaaatataataaaactcatgatccataaaaaataataagaatattatataattagttaCTTCATGACACCATAAAAttactcaaatatttataatatatctaTTTCGCAttatcctttttatatttataatgtaaGATGAATTTGGATTATATTGAATTTTCATGCTCGAATACCTTCACTCATGAAAGTGAGAAGCCcaaatcaatatataaatttaaatttattctactttctttattttttttattaagattagtGTTCAGATATGAgtatctcaactaatctcacgggttctcctgaaattaacgactatgtaaactTTCAGtaactctaaaatttataaaacttaaactagtaatctttaaaaaacaaactcaaaacctaaataattaaataataaccCCTCACATACTTCCTCCATAATTTATATACAGAGCATTGCAAATACCAATTGGATTCATCCTGCTCTGATCTTTCTAGGGAATGTAAAGAGAGAGCGCTGCTAGTTTCAGGCATTTCTGAGTTTATTATTGCACAGGTGGGGGTTTAGCCTTTCTGCGGTCAGAAGAAACATTTGAATATTTAAATGAGCCTTTCCTCAACGGTCATATTAGTGACCGTTGCCCCCGCAGGCTGTACCAGGATGCCGGAGCGCTAGTCCAGTGGGTGCGGGCTGGCTCACCCCTGGCACGTGACCAACAGTTTGGTGGGTGCACCCCCCAACCGACCATAATTAGTACTCCGTACAAACTACAAAGTGATTTTTCAAGGCTTACAGATTGCATTTCAGTAAAATAAAGAGTTTTTGAgagtataattataattgttttttaaattattttttatttaaaaatatattaaaataatattatttttatttttttaaaaatatttttgatattaaaaaaatattaatttaaagtaaaaaaataaaaatattttaatatttttttaaaaaaaaatacaaaaacaaacaaaatcaaaaaagtttcaataaatataaaaactcatAAAGTAATTATCTTTAcgtggtttttttatgaaaatgataacatttattttctaaaatgttttttatctaaaaatatattaaaataatatatatttttaattttaaaaaaatattttaacattagcacattaaaataatttaaaaatactaaaaaaattcaaaacttttgaATAATCAAGTTGAAACGTGCAATTTAGCTACAGCTATTAAACATAATacgaaatttatataaaaaaactccaaatttaagaatttaaattgagtttttaattaaaactgttGAAACATGTACCTaccaagacaaaaaaataaaaagacgctattttattataatgactATAATGATTGACCCAATGACCTTAGGTTGCCTGCATTTCTGGATCAATCGGTTTGAGCTATGGTTTCTTTGTCCCATCAACGAGCGCACCTAACATTTATTTGGCTGAAGAGAACATAAGCCCCACGTAAAACCACCAATGAAAATGCTAAACATGCACCACATGCATTTAtgcaattatttatatattggttttttaaacattttattttactatgaataattttttaaaactgagataaatctaattttaaaaaataacattattgaaatattaatttcaatttgtaaaaattaaatgataaatttagtTGTTAAATCCAACTAGTCTTGACCAATAAAGTGTTGGTTTAACTGTTAAGACACTATTATATCTCTGCAAGGATGAGAACACAAGTTCGATCTCTAGAAAACATAGTTATTGGGAGGGGTAACCACGAACCCCGAACAGGACTGGTCTCATCCTTTAAAAGGATATGAGAATAcccagataaaaataaaaaaaaaatccaactaatCTATACAAGTTTACTAGAAATCTAGAAATCAAAACTTAAGTCATgttgagatttttattaaactagataaaatatttacttaGTAAAACTCAATTGACTCAAaaggatttttaattattcatttgaCTTGACAAAATCGATTCAAATgatcaatacaaaaataaaataacaatattatattattttaattgaaatacatCAAATCCCACCcctgattatatataaaaaatttatttctcaagaaatatataataaataaataaatgagatgatatttatattcaagaaatccttctctttgttttggattcaagAATTCCCCTTGTTTGGTCAGggacttaattataaaaattaattatgctcCATggtatatatttctttctttaatacgtcttaattaaaaatgtttaattaatcaatcaatcCCATTGATCTCACAAAAACATCATCTTGATAGATTAAAGATTAGCTCGAGGAAAATATCTATCGCCAGCGCAACCtctagcaagaaaaaaaaaacatatataattcaattttactTTCTTAATTACGATCTAACCTCGTAAGCAGATTTCCCTCCATGCTATATCTATATGCGTGGACCGTTCTTATTGGTCAAGTCTCCTGAAGTCAACTTAGCAAATGTTTGACCTAACCTGCCATTAAAAGATGATCATGCATGTGATTATCATAAATACACGTATAGCGTGGTTCGACTTTTATACCAAGGccatttgtttatatattttaaaatattttttaaaaattaattttttattattttcaaatcattataattataattataatgtgcgatatcaaaaataattttttaaaataaaaaaatattatattaatatatttttaagtaaaatataccTAAAAAAAAGCTGTTTTCACATTTTTAAATACCCTTAATATACAATATCTTGATTAAATCACGAGCTAAACAATAATTCACAGAGGCAGCTGTTCATGTAACCTCCAGATCCAGCAAAAAGATAGGAAGCCATCGATGGTGTCTGATTGTATCCTCAGCCATACATGTTTTCCTGTTCTTGCCACCTAAGCTAGAATAGACATATGAACATTCTCGTTGATGATGACATGCACCTTAATGAAGCCAAATCCACATTTAATTCTGGGTCTTTTCAAGCTGTTAATGTATAGTTTTTTCTGATAATtaatatcatgtttatttttattttaaatgtgtttttttaaaaaatatttttatttttttaaaattattttgatgtgttgatattaaaaataaaaaaaatattattttaatatatttcaaaataaaaaacacttaaaaaaaataaattacaaaccgTCCTTACAAATACCTCATGGCTAGACCTGGCTAGGTGCACAAGATGGACCAAACAGAGTGAAGAATTGTGTGGCACGTAATTTTTGGAGTGATAATAAGGTGGGGATAAATGGTCGGTCGATCATTATATAAAATCACGTGAAAGGATGAAGACTTTCATAGTAAGCTAGAGATCCTGTCCACTACTACGCTAGTGTTTGTCCACGTGATTAGCTAGgaagaattaatttaatgttttttttatgatattaatgtattgatataataaaataaaataaaataaaaatataatttcctcAATATTCAAGCCTATAGATTATAATATATAGTGGGCAAGGATAAAAGAGTTAATTACGAGATGTAATATATAGTCAAGagaataaataattgattttatagtGGGCAACTTTAAGTCATGAAATGTAATCTTGAAAGGGATAAAGAATTTTGTCTCTATTAATAAT from the Populus nigra chromosome 9, ddPopNigr1.1, whole genome shotgun sequence genome contains:
- the LOC133703986 gene encoding uncharacterized protein LOC133703986, yielding MGSLSLSLKVILLSTSVLFLSLCLKISVPLVHDFSVNQAPLLWSSILSWLKPPYLYVIINCIIITIAASSRFHHSHSTANSTTTHDQIEKIPMDEYLHDEMKISTVEIQTRHFDGLESRAEIDYQDREEERQEAAHHEQVVIEDKGIVNAVAVLEDSKNETVDDFVLSKSTWVPPIKRIDSSENHLLLPDNLSPVEKPLVSSRFGHRKFVKASPEGGRALRVAKPKRHETLENTWKTITEGRAMPLTRHVKKSETFKDTWENHGSQFNTSVVDPHEVKKSTTFKDRTNYQLPLVNSSSPSSGKLRKEPSLSQDELNRRVEAFIKKFNEEMRLQRQESLNQYKEMTSRGKRHGIN